The following proteins are co-located in the Tetrapisispora phaffii CBS 4417 chromosome 4, complete genome genome:
- the SAE3 gene encoding Sae3p (similar to Saccharomyces cerevisiae SAE3 (YHR079C-A); ancestral locus Anc_5.369) — MTDYITLIKKKEQLLKEQEAEYESLLKSYGQSCLKHGITIPPKQILATHISKLKEYNELRDTGLKLIQLIANEKNCPLKTIFEEMGHQMKDT; from the exons ATGACAGACTATATTAcattgataaaaaaaaaagaacaacTCTTAAAGGAACAAGAAGCAGAATATGAGAGTCTATTGAAGAGCTATGGCCAATCCTGTTTGAAGCATGGAAT AACGATTCCTCCAAAGCAAATTTTAGCAACCCACATATCTAAATTAAAggaatataatgaattaagAGACACAGGTTTGAAACTCATTCAATTGATTGccaatgaaaaaaattgtcCTTTGAAAAccatttttgaagaaatggGCCATCAAATGAAGGACACTTAA